A region from the Vicia villosa cultivar HV-30 ecotype Madison, WI linkage group LG3, Vvil1.0, whole genome shotgun sequence genome encodes:
- the LOC131657029 gene encoding uncharacterized protein LOC131657029, with amino-acid sequence MAARRVDAVLLTDSSALLFGILTDKMFQNPLKLRDSTSSSTQKQQPQASLLGIMDFIFGNNTSLLEHCHIQCKYVEFQYRTAFLTNLLHTMRTPKTRTQVIGFQKENRADR; translated from the exons ATGGCGGCTCGCCGTGTGGATGCTGTTTTGTTGACTGATTCCAGTGCTTTGCTTTTCGGGATTCTTACTGATAAG ATGTTTCAGAATCCTTTGAAGCTTCGCGactcaacatcatcatcaacgcAAAAacaacagcctcaggcatcaCTGCTCG GAATCATGGACTTCATCTTTGGCAATAACACTTCTCTTTTGGAGCATTGTCATATTCAATGCAAATATGTAGAGTTTCAGTACCGCACAGCCTTTCTCACCAATCTCCTTCACACGATGAGAACTCCAAAAACAAGAACTCAG GTGATCGGGTTCCAGAAAGAGAATCGTGCAGACAGATGA